The stretch of DNA TGTAGTTCCCATGAGTTTAACTTAATTGGTAgagacatcgcactatatgtttAGTAGGGGAGTTCGAACCCTGAACACTCTATTTATTCACCCTTAAGGTGAAATTACGCCACTGAACTATTTAACCGAAAAAAAAGGaacatgtatgtatgtatataaaAAAGCATAAGTTAGAAATCTAAAAACAAACAGTTTGGTTATTTATATTAGCCGGTCAACTAAAacccataaaaataaaataaaaaatcactttgAATTAGAAAATTAGGCAAAATTATACTGGCatgtcatttatcttatttatctGTAATACATTGGtcctttgtctttttttttttcttttcttcatatagatcatttatctTCATATTTGTGTTACACCCctcatttttgtttgttttgtgtttggaAATCCTAACCTAATTCCTTTTGTAcctagttttgattttttttagagaaaatatatttggttATGCTTTGATTTTAACCAATTTTCTTGTTAAATTTTCTACTTAAGAAATTATATTGTGACGAAACTTTACAATTAAATAAAAggatatttttgtctttttttttaatagattgtattaaaaaaaactttgtaaacattaatgttgaatatgttgttgtgttgttggagattgtttgaagtcccacattgcttaggttcccgggatgtgaagtgtataaatatgtgagggcaacctcaccctttgagctagcttttggggttgagatccaagcatatttaacatggtatcagagccgggttaaggactgcaatgtgggtatttgacccaggaccacgctaggcgtgagggtgggtgttgaatatgttgttgtgttgttggagattgtttgaagtcccacattgcttaggttcccgggatgtgaagtgtataaatatgtgagggcaacctcaccctttgagctagcttttggggttgagatccaagcatatttaacaattaaaactttaaaacaagataaatatGAAGGGGAGCTTGCAAAGTCATTTTTGTGTATTGCAAACAGATCGTATCCTCTAAACGTAAATTGCAAACTTTAATGCCGTTGCATAtccaaaccaaaaaaataaataagtcgAACATAAACATCttcatattaaattttgaaCTCGTATTCTCCCAAATCTGAGTTTACAAAAGTACAATCACTCCAACAACTCAATCGTGTTGTCCATTATTGCACATGTTcatatatgaaaaattgataaTACAATAATACAACTGTCAATTATTTGTCACAAAATGTTAGTCATATGCAAAACATTGACCACATCAAAAtatatagtagtagtagttcAAGAGTACTACATTCTTTATTTCATTTAtctcttattattatatatatatacaatgcCAAACTGGATGTGGgcacaaatattaattttgtacGAAATTAGCTATTTTAgtcttattcatttttattgaatattatTGCAAAATTGTAGCTAGGATCTAAACTTGGACGAGAAGTATCAAccataaaaatcaataataatgtaCATAACTATAGTAACCAACTCAAGAATATTACTTCAAGTTACAAAATGCTTCTTCTATGATTGCTATATCGAATCCAAAGGGTCTCTTCATTATACCTTTCTCTTTGTTCTCCACAAaactataaatttaaataaaataaagatacaCCGAcaatgtgtgtatatatatatatatatatatatatatatatatatatatatatatatatatatataagtttttttgagaaaaataaaaattatttgtatggTCCACTAAGGCTAGAAAGCTTTGTATATATGCATAGTAAAGTTAGGACTTAGCACTATAGATCCTCAagttttgtttaattatttaagCTTAGCAtggaaaataatttaaaatattaaatcataATTTAAACTACAGAAAATATTATATGTAGTTTCATCCAGATTATACTTTGAGATTAGTAAAAacttatgatattttttttactttaggagttttttttataaagtagaACTTATGGTCTTTTTTACTAATCCCTAGAACtttacgtcaaaaaaaaaaaaaacttaaataaaagtaataatattaaccaagacattgactcaagtggttaataaatttttCCTATAACGAATTATTCGAAAGAATTcggattttatttttgataaaaataactttttatcagactttacttatttcgtaaaaaaaaaaaaaaaatttattagttttttatttttttacaagaaatattattagttgtttttcaaagttcttatctcaaatTTTACTTTATGCCGACAAAAATGTTGGGTCACTACTAGtaaaattcatcaaaataatACCATACTATAATTGAGGGTTTGAACCAAACACTCCACTATTCAcctttaaaatgataaaatttctATCTACTAAACTACTGAAAacaggaaagaaagaaaaaaaaaatttagataataGTTCCGTTTGGGATgaatcattttgaaaaaatttaaattcaatttatgAGTAAATCAATTCttgacatttttatttatttttcgaCCAAATTGcagattaataaaacaatatttttttagaaatcaGAAAGTTAACCCACAAaacataatataaacaaaaatgtcCACAAAATGTCAGCTTCATGATAAAAATTTTATCTTATCATTTCAGAAATTCAATTTCTCTAGGGACTAGTAAAAAATACCATAATTGctactttaataaaaaaaaaacctaaagtaagaaaaaaaaattaaaattcccttcacaccaatttttttaaagtaatcctgacttaaaaatagaaaaatttggCAAGAGATAGGAGAAAAAAGAGTATGAAAAGGAATCCATAAGGAAAAGTAATTCAATTGCCAATCAGTAAACAAATTCACTACATTTACATAACTAGTCAATCAATCTACTAATTGCATTAAGAAAATGCATTAAATCAAACAGCTAGCTGTTGTTGGTTTTGATGGGAAGATTCATCTTCATTGAAGCATAAATGTGCCTTTAGTGATTTTGCTAAACTTATTGTAGAATCAACAAAATTCAATGGTTGCATTTGTAGCATTTCTCTTTGGAGATGAACACAATAGGCTTGGAATGTCACTGGTGTTACATTTAAATTGAAACCCAAACCAAATAAGAAATCTAATTCAAGAAAATTCATCTCTGCTTTGGTGATTCCTCCAACTTTTGCATAGTAAGCATTGTTGTAGCATCTGAGGATATAAATCATAGACACACAACATTAGGTCAtgcaaaatgtttttttttttttttttttatagaaaataagTAACAACAGTATTAACACTGGTTTGAACTAAGAGTAAAAGTTTAGAGTTCAAGTCTTAACGAATGTGAAAAATAATGACATCAACAACTAATTACTAACTTTGATAAtttcgaaaaaataaataaataatatatatccaAACTAATTATACATTAATGAAAGGTAAACGAGCAAAAAAACTGCGCCGCTAGTCTTTTCTGAAtggcaaaatcaattcttttgAAAACTACATCCATAATATCAATGTatctaaaatttattattattaatagattGACTAGGTGTAAGTTGTTCCTTAtgtgttttttagtttttctatttttatcttttctttttggttatGTCCCCCCTcttttttgtactttttatttctattaatCTATGTTGAGGGTGTTGCGGTAGGTGTTTCCTTTGCCCCTttcttttgcttaaaaaaaaaattattattaataataataatgttattattattgtaatatATTTATAGTAAAAATAACAGTTGGTTATGTGAATTGTGAAGTGTAGTAGTAATAGTTAGCTAGCATAGTCACAGACTCACATGGGTGATTGAATTGAAAGTGTGATTAATGGAAAGCCAGCCTGGTCATAGTATTATTCACAAGAAAGGTAATATTctttttaaagtttaatttttgtgaCAAGATTAATAGCTATAAAGTAGAAAAACCATATAATAATTGATGATAatgaatttcaattaaaaacGAATTGTTCAagagaatttaaatttaaattgaattttgacTCAAACAATCAAAGgacaaatttatttatctttcatATCTttcatataaaaagaaaaaaaaaactataaagtctaataaataaattgaatggTATGGTAAGTGTCATCAATATTTTCCTTAATAAGTGCCCTAAGAtattcttagttttttttttttttggtacattaagaTATTCTTAGTTATGAGACTAATTCTCGAATCGAAAGTAagacatttgaatttttttactttattggACAGTTTCTTAAATAGATGACTCAAACCAAATATCGAATTCGGATTCTTTTTATATTTCCAACTCTCCAAACAaatatcataaattttttaactttcaagtgtaaaacttttttaacaTTATATATAGTCATTGTTGATGAAACTTTACGTCAAAATAATAGAAGAAAGGAAAATATAATGCTTGAAGTGTATGTAACACTTCAAATTCAGAACAATATATATTAAAGTaacattcaaaatatataaaaacagaGGAAAAACAGAGCAACCAAACCATCATTATGCTTTTGTTTGATTAATTCATtgtacaaaattacaaaaaaatctCTAAGACAAATCGTTCGCGAGAACCgagttcaatttttaataagaataattcttgaacaaattttatttatctcgaATTCTAAATTACTGATCACCTTTTTTTAGGAGACGGagagttaacacaaaaaataaaactacaaaaaattcctaacaacaaaaaaaataattaagaatcacatgaattgtgtgaaataaaacaaaagggTAACACCTAAAATTCAATCACTAATCATTAAAGTTTCAGAATTTAAGCaattaaaaaagattcaaaattttcaaaaaaaaaattaattgaataaagTATAAAACTTACACATCATCCATGAATTTAGCAGCCACCATGACACTAGTAATCAACAAGCGATGAACATTGAAAGAATTGATAGGCAAAGAAGGTTGTGATTGAGTGAAACGATCAAGATAAACATAAGCAACAATGATGCAAGATGAACTACAATTTGCATACTTGAAAATTCTCTCAAGATAGCTTTGAATTGAGATATCTGGTCTTGTTAAACCTTGAAAAACAGAGATCTTTTGATGATGATTTTGTGTCTCATCATTTGATTCAGCAACTCTTTCTAGAAGTGAAGATAGAAAACTTATTAATTTTGGCATCATTGGACTCTCTAGTTCTGCCATTGATAGATTTCTGACAAAAGTTACATCAAcaagttttgaaatttttatgtgAGATAGGTTTGTGTATTTATGgtgcacatatatatatatattatatatatatatatatatagagagagagagagagagagagagagagagtataTGACAGGTAGATAATGGTAAGTTATAGTGAGATGAGATTGATAACATGACTGTAAATTTGTATACACATTATATgcaaatctattttttgcatcatgctaaataaaaataggaatatgcTAATCTGTGTACTCCGAGATACTaattaagcatatcaataaagagattttcctaatttttttgattcaatattttaaaattataaaaaattattttttaatattaattttctctttaatttttctcttttgttatgCTTAACAGGTATCTCGAGTGAGCTTGCCCCATAAAAATTTTGGAgtacataaaattatttaatttagttatattatttaattttattttacttgtatATGGGTATAAATTTTTTCTAATAAGTATTTctgtttgttttgttatgttttacttaatttgattttgataattttttttatactaaattGTCAAGATTCCCAGCTGTTTTCTCATATCTGCTGGatcaataaaatttcattaaaGTTAATGAGTTTTAGACAAAATAAGGGAAATAGGAGAGAAAAATTaggattatttattttatcaaaatattttctattttatttttaacaaaaaaacNNNNNNNNNNNNNNNNNNNNNNNNNNNNNNNNNNNNNNNNNNNNNNNNNNNNNNNNNNNNNNNNNNNNNNNNNNNNNNNNNNNNNNNNNNNNNNNNNNNNNNNNNNNNNNNNNNNNNNNNNNNNNNNNNNNNNNNNNNNNNNNNNNNNNNNNNNNNNNNNNNNNNNNNNNNNNNNNNNNNNNNNNNNNNNNNNNNNNNNNNNNNNNNNNNNNNNNNNNNNNNNNNNNNNNNNNNNNNNNNNNNNNNNNNNNNNNNNNNNNNNNNNNNNNNNNNNNNNNNNNNNNNNNNNNNNNNNNNNNNNNNNNNNNNNNNNNNNNNNNNNNNNNNNNNNNNNNNNNNNNNNNNNNNNNNNNNNNNNNNNNNNNNNNNNNNNNNNNNNNNNNNNNNNNNNNNNNNNNNNNNNNNNNNNNNNNNNNNNNNNNNNNNNNNNNNNNNNNNNNNNNNNNNNNNNNNNNNNNNNNNNNNNNNNNNNNNNNNNNNNNNNNNNNNNNNNNNNNNNNNNNNNNNNNNNNNNNNNNNNNNNNNNNNNNNNNNNNNNNNNNNNNNNNNNNNNNNNNNNNNNNNNNNNNNNNNNNNNNNNNNNNNNNNNNNNNNNNNNNNNNNNNNNNNNNNNNNNNNNNNNNNNNNNNNNNNNNNNNNNNNNNNNNNNNNNNNNNNNNNNNNNNNNNNNNNNNNNNNNNNNNNNNNNNNNNNNNNNNNNNNNNNNNNNNNNNNNNNNNNNNNNNNNNNNNNNNNNNNNNNNNNNNNNNNNNNNNNNNNNNNNNNNNNNNNNNNNNNNNNNNNNNNNNNNNNNNNNNNNNNNNNNNNNNNNNNNNNNNNNNNNNNNNNNNNNNNNNNNNNNNNNNNNNNNNNNNNNNNNNNNNNNNNNNNNNNNNNNNNNNNNNNNNNNNNNNNNNNNNNNNNNNNNNNNNNNNNNNNNNNNNNNNNNNNNNNNNNNNNNNNNNNNNNNNNNNNNNNNNNNNNNNNNNNNNNNNNNNNNNNNNNNNNNNNNNNNNNNNNNTAGTCTagtagctagaaatttcaccttttaagatgaataaatggAGTGTATGGGGTTCGAACTTAGGATTGAgatattcatataaataaattatccgTTAAGTATGAAAATTGGTTTAGACAAACATAGGATTGAGATATTCGTCTTTAATATGTATATCACACGCCAATACTTTAACAAGCTTGATGTGCTTGGAAGAAGGTGACATTGTTGCAAGTGGATTGCTGCAACTATTATTCTTAACTGCATTTATCCATAGCTGATGAGATGACCTATGAAAGTAGTGTAATTCCATGTGCAAAGGAAGATGGACAATAGTGCTCCACTTCTCAAGTGCATGAGTAGAGTAATAAAGGTGATGACGAAAAAACTTGTATTTATTTACAAGTAGTTTGGCTAGCTTGAGTTGAGCATAACATTACTTGATTCTGTTACATATAAAAACAAGACTATGATATTAGttagaattttttataattttaaattttgaagaatatttaatacttttttttattttgattaagtagtctagtggtataaaattccacctttaaagttAATAAGCGGAGTGGTtctgtgagcttagctcagttggcagagacattacattatatatgcagggggtcGAGATTCGAACCCCGTTCATCcaacttatccaccttaaggatgaaatttctagtcactagactacttgatcAGAAAAAAGAAGTATATAAGCGGAGTGTATGTGATTCGAACCCCAATTCCTATAGATAAAATATAATGTTTCTGTCAACTCAACTAATCTTATGAGACGAAGAATGTTTAATTATAATACAGTCACTGTGTGTATATAAACCAATATTGCTAAGCTAATGTTAACTAAGTTGGTTACATAACGTGCCAAAGGCCATTAATGTTGGATTTGGTACAAGGAATATGAGAAATGAATTTTGGTCTTCAGTGACTatcatttgattttgatttttgactcTAGTGTGACGTTTTAGCTTGTTTGTTGCTTGGAGAAGAGAGTCACATTAGCGTAATGCGTTGGACTCTACTAAATCACTTgggaaaaaaaatccaattattCTCAATTCCTAACGATGCATTTTTATGGCATTTGTAGATTACTAACAACATCAAGTAGGCCATAGTTACATAGTATGATCAATTATGTGATGATCTATTTCATAAACTGATGATAGATCGAGCACGTGTCTTAATTTCATTAAAAGAGGTTTTATCTAATCCCTTTTGGATAGCCATATACTTGGAGTAACTTCTTTGATTATACTTTGTCTATAACTTGAAAAGGTTTGTTTATCCATTTAGAAACTTGTATGAGTTAAGACTCGAAACTTCAAAGTTTGATTCTCTTAAAGATTTTAGGTTTGAATGCTTCTGGTGTCAATTATTATGTTAGATCAGTCCATATACAGAGTAAAATTCTAACTTTAAATGGATCTTCCACTGGTAAACAGTGGAATTGGCGTCCTTGAATAAGTCGGTTCTTTGGTCTGAAGTGTAAATTCAAACTTAGTTGATATACAATTCCTTTGTGTTCGTAGATCACAAATTATGAATAGAATCTTGTTTTGATAACCATGTTACCGATGTAAAGTATCTGTCAGTTTTGATGATAGCCAATTTTTCTAGAGAATTTGGTTTGCAATTTTTAGTATGATCTTTTcaaaccacttttttttttcatccacAAGACTTAAACTGAAGACTTTGTTTTAAGGAATTCAAATCCAATTTTAGCTGGACGAAGGTGATTTTCATGTCTGTAAAGTATGAATAGAATATGACACttataaaatgaataatttcaTGTCTGCCAATGACATGGTTAAATCCTAAATTTCATTCAGTATCTTTATTACAATAGAGCTTCATTTGCACATTAGTGTTATTCATGCTTCCCTTGAGATGTTGAGAAAAACTAGTCTAAATGAAAGTACACttagttaaaaattaatatatacatCATTCAAAAAAATCAATGGTGTCCTGTATAAACAAAGAAGAATTTAATCAAGAATTCAGCCAGCCAATTTGAAAACTGTAAAGTTGAGCTTTACCGAACCGCTATTATGACCAAATGGATACAATCCCATTCCTGTCAGCTGAAGCAAGGGGCATTCCCATTCCATTCCAACTACAACAGAGAACAGAAGAAGTATGCTCCTTCAGAGTACTGACGATTTCACCTTTAGAAATTGACCATATATGAACAGATCCATCAGTAGACCCAGCTGCAACATGACTGTTG from Trifolium pratense cultivar HEN17-A07 linkage group LG5, ARS_RC_1.1, whole genome shotgun sequence encodes:
- the LOC123884838 gene encoding cyclin-U4-1-like, producing the protein MAELESPMMPKLISFLSSLLERVAESNDETQNHHQKISVFQGLTRPDISIQSYLERIFKYANCSSSCIIVAYVYLDRFTQSQPSLPINSFNVHRLLITSVMVAAKFMDDVCYNNAYYAKVGGITKAEMNFLELDFLFGLGFNLNVTPVTFQAYCVHLQREMLQMQPLNFVDSTISLAKSLKAHLCFNEDESSHQNQQQLAV